A window of Streptomyces sp. NBC_01241 genomic DNA:
AAGCGGAGCCGGACATGGCCGCCGGGAATCAGCCGCTTCAGCTCTTCCGCGGTGCCCTGGGCGGCGATCCTGCCGTCGTTGAGCACCGCGATACGGTCGGCGAGCTGGTCGGCCTCGTCCAGGTACTGGGTGGTGAGGAAGACGGTGACGCCGTCGGAGACGAGCTCGCGGATGATCTGCCACATGTTGTGCCGGGACCGGGGGTCGAGGCCGGTCGTCGGCTCGTCGAGGAAGATGATGCGCGGGTCGCCGACGAGCGTCATGGCGATGTCGAGGCGGCGCTTCATGCCGCCGGAGTAGGTGGAGGCGGGCTTCTTCGCGGCGTCGGTGAGGTCGAACCGCTCCAGCAGCTCGCCGGCGATCCGCCGCCCCTCGCGCTTGGACAAGTGGTGCAGGTCCGCCATGAGGAGCATGTTCTCCTCGCCGGTGATCAGCCCGTCGACGGCGGAGAACTGCCCGGTGACCCCGATCGCGGCACGCACCGCCTGCGGGTCGGTGGCCAGGTCGTGGCCGCCGACGTGCAGTTCGCCGGCGTCGGCGGTGATGAGGGTGGAGAGGATTTTGACGGCGGTGGTCTTGCCGGCGCCGTTGGGCCCGAGCAGCGCGAACACGGACCCGGCCGGGATACGCAGATCGATGCCGTCGAGCACGG
This region includes:
- a CDS encoding ATP-binding cassette domain-containing protein — translated: MPTSRRGNGPQPPAAVLAVGLRKSYGDKTVLDGIDLRIPAGSVFALLGPNGAGKTTAVKILSTLITADAGELHVGGHDLATDPQAVRAAIGVTGQFSAVDGLITGEENMLLMADLHHLSKREGRRIAGELLERFDLTDAAKKPASTYSGGMKRRLDIAMTLVGDPRIIFLDEPTTGLDPRSRHNMWQIIRELVSDGVTVFLTTQYLDEADQLADRIAVLNDGRIAAQGTAEELKRLIPGGHVRLRFSDPSAYRSAAFALREGTLPQALGSARAGGTPLDDSLTLQIPSDGTQRELRSILDWLDSAGIEADELTVHTPDLDDVFFALTSGTNQPPKEAVR